A genomic segment from Streptomyces sp. NBC_01233 encodes:
- a CDS encoding sulfite oxidase-like oxidoreductase, producing the protein MGQPESRESPGAEPLELPPGQRLQRGWPVTHYGPVPKFKPDRWEFRVFGATADGDKHCWNHEEFTALPFDSVVADLHCVTKFSMQGAEWGGVLAREILALAPPAPQVTHVMVWAEYGFSSNLRLADFASERTVFATHQGGELLTAEHGFPVRLVVPHLYAWKGPKWVRGVEYMTADRRGFWEERGYHNIGDPWREQRYSYQEEPGDGPEL; encoded by the coding sequence ATGGGTCAGCCGGAAAGCCGGGAATCTCCGGGAGCAGAGCCGCTGGAGCTTCCACCGGGGCAGCGGCTGCAGAGGGGCTGGCCGGTCACCCATTACGGGCCCGTGCCCAAGTTCAAGCCGGACCGCTGGGAGTTCCGGGTCTTCGGCGCGACGGCCGACGGGGACAAGCACTGCTGGAACCACGAGGAGTTCACGGCCCTGCCGTTCGACTCCGTCGTGGCGGACCTGCACTGCGTCACCAAGTTCAGCATGCAGGGCGCCGAATGGGGCGGTGTGCTCGCCCGCGAGATCCTGGCCCTGGCGCCGCCCGCGCCGCAGGTCACGCACGTGATGGTGTGGGCCGAGTACGGCTTCAGCTCCAACTTGCGGCTAGCCGACTTCGCATCCGAGCGGACCGTCTTCGCCACCCACCAGGGCGGTGAACTCCTCACCGCCGAGCACGGTTTCCCCGTGCGGCTCGTGGTCCCGCACCTGTACGCGTGGAAGGGCCCCAAGTGGGTCCGCGGCGTCGAGTACATGACCGCCGACCGCCGCGGCTTCTGGGAGGAGCGCGGCTACCACAACATCGGCGACCCCTGGCGCGAGCAGCGCTACTCGTACCAGGAGGAGCCGGGGGACGGCCCCGAGTTGTAG
- a CDS encoding (2Fe-2S)-binding protein, which yields MNRVYVCSCFGITDKQVKDHAAAGACTPRQIASATKAGTDCGSCVRTIQGILGRGACPRRELLEKGDAAVVLAAATEPARSPAMAEAA from the coding sequence GTGAACCGCGTGTACGTCTGCTCTTGCTTCGGGATCACCGACAAGCAGGTCAAGGACCACGCGGCCGCCGGGGCCTGCACCCCGCGCCAGATCGCCTCGGCCACCAAGGCCGGCACCGACTGCGGCTCCTGCGTGCGCACCATCCAGGGCATCCTCGGCCGTGGCGCCTGCCCGCGCCGGGAACTGCTGGAGAAGGGTGACGCGGCGGTCGTGCTCGCCGCGGCGACGGAGCCGGCACGTTCGCCCGCAATGGCGGAAGCGGCCTGA
- a CDS encoding anthranilate synthase family protein, translated as MDPRHPNRPSRLSRLLDDSCPPFALLRRRTPGRDHDTVEVLIGAVHEAEHLADLPVRELPTLALVPFRQIRERGFDVRDDGTPLSVLAAEEAYEIPLAEALAALPAHEVRVEGGGFDVPDAEYAATVERVIEDEIGRGEGANFVIRRTYEGRIDGFGRADALALFRRLLLGERGAYWTYVVHTGERTLVGPSPEVHVRMSGGTVVMNPISGTYRHPAGGPTVDSLLAFLGDRKETEELSMVVDEELKMMCTVGDRGGVVVGPRLKEMSHLAHTEYELRGRSSLDVREVLRETMFAATVTGSPVQNACRVIERYESGGRGYYAGALALLGQDAAGAQTLDSPILIRTADIAPDGALRVPVGATLVRHSDPAGEVAETHAKAAGVLAALGVRPAAPRPSSEGARLADHPRVRAALAARRSDLAPFWLRMQERPSSLTGHALVVDGEDTFTAMLAHVLRVAGLEVTVRRYDDPGLRAAALSWEGPIVLGPGPGNPADASDPKMRMLRALAAELLEGHRHGLVGVCLGHELLAAELGLPLIRKAEPAQGAQVRIDLFGAQEVVGFYNTYTAHCDEALAARLAVDGVEVARDPVTGEVHALRSAAGFAGVQFHPESVLSLRGADLLRELLTGVTTPAPA; from the coding sequence ATGGACCCCCGGCACCCGAACCGACCGAGCCGGCTCAGCCGCCTGCTCGACGACTCCTGCCCGCCGTTCGCCCTGCTGCGCCGGCGGACCCCCGGCCGCGACCACGACACCGTCGAGGTGCTGATCGGCGCGGTCCACGAGGCCGAACACCTCGCCGACCTGCCCGTCCGTGAGCTGCCCACCCTCGCCCTCGTCCCCTTCCGGCAGATCCGGGAGCGCGGATTCGACGTACGCGACGACGGCACGCCGCTGAGCGTGCTGGCCGCCGAGGAGGCGTACGAGATCCCGCTCGCCGAGGCGCTGGCCGCGCTGCCCGCGCACGAGGTGCGGGTCGAGGGCGGCGGCTTCGACGTCCCCGACGCGGAGTACGCGGCCACGGTCGAGCGGGTCATCGAGGACGAGATCGGCCGCGGGGAGGGCGCGAACTTCGTCATCCGGCGGACCTACGAGGGCCGGATCGACGGCTTCGGCCGGGCCGACGCGCTGGCGTTGTTCCGGCGGCTGCTGCTGGGCGAGCGCGGCGCGTACTGGACGTACGTCGTCCACACCGGGGAGCGGACGCTGGTCGGGCCGAGCCCCGAGGTGCACGTGCGGATGTCCGGGGGCACGGTCGTGATGAACCCGATCAGCGGGACGTACCGCCACCCGGCCGGGGGACCCACCGTGGACTCCCTCCTCGCCTTCCTCGGCGACCGCAAGGAGACCGAGGAACTGTCGATGGTCGTCGACGAGGAACTCAAGATGATGTGCACCGTCGGCGACCGCGGCGGAGTCGTCGTCGGACCGCGGCTGAAGGAGATGTCCCACCTCGCGCACACCGAGTACGAGCTGCGGGGGCGCTCCTCGCTGGACGTGCGGGAGGTGCTGCGGGAGACGATGTTCGCGGCGACGGTCACCGGCTCGCCGGTGCAGAACGCCTGCCGGGTCATCGAGCGGTACGAGAGCGGGGGCCGCGGCTATTACGCGGGGGCCCTGGCCCTGCTCGGCCAGGACGCGGCCGGGGCGCAGACCCTCGACTCCCCCATCCTGATCCGCACCGCCGACATCGCCCCGGACGGCGCGCTGCGGGTGCCGGTCGGCGCCACGCTCGTGCGGCACTCCGATCCGGCGGGCGAGGTCGCGGAGACGCACGCGAAGGCGGCGGGGGTGCTGGCGGCGCTCGGGGTACGGCCGGCCGCGCCCCGGCCGTCCTCCGAGGGGGCGCGGCTCGCGGACCACCCGCGGGTACGGGCGGCCCTCGCGGCCCGGCGCTCGGACCTGGCCCCCTTCTGGCTGCGCATGCAGGAGCGGCCCTCCTCCCTGACCGGCCACGCGCTGGTGGTGGACGGCGAGGACACCTTCACGGCGATGCTGGCGCACGTCCTGCGGGTGGCCGGGCTGGAGGTGACCGTACGCCGCTACGACGATCCGGGGCTGCGGGCGGCGGCCCTGTCCTGGGAGGGTCCGATCGTCCTGGGCCCCGGCCCCGGCAACCCGGCGGATGCCTCGGACCCCAAGATGCGGATGCTGCGCGCGCTGGCCGCGGAACTGTTGGAAGGGCACCGGCACGGGCTGGTCGGGGTCTGCCTGGGGCACGAGCTGCTGGCGGCCGAGCTGGGACTGCCGCTGATCCGCAAGGCGGAGCCGGCGCAGGGGGCGCAGGTCCGGATCGACCTGTTCGGGGCGCAGGAGGTGGTGGGCTTCTACAACACGTACACGGCGCACTGCGACGAGGCGCTGGCCGCTCGGCTCGCCGTGGACGGGGTGGAGGTGGCCCGCGATCCGGTGACGGGCGAGGTCCATGCCCTTCGCTCGGCGGCGGGCTTCGCGGGGGTCCAGTTCCACCCGGAGTCGGTGCTCAGCCTGCGCGGCGCGGACCTGCTGCGCGAGCTCCTGACCGGCGTGACGACCCCCGCCCCGGCGTAG
- a CDS encoding class II 3-deoxy-7-phosphoheptulonate synthase, whose translation MTVNAETQAPAAKATWRDLPAAQQPSYPDAEALRAVVADLESYPPLVFAGECDQLRARLGAVAKGEAFLLQGGDCAEAFDGVSAEHIRAKLKTLLQMSAVLTYAASVPVVKVGRIAGQYSKPRSKDTETRDGVTLPTYRGDSVNGFAFTEEARIPDPERLKRMYNASASTLNLVRAFTTGGYADLRQVHAWNQDFVKSSPSGQRYEQLAREIDNALNFMKACGTDPAEFKAVEFYASHEALLLDYEGALTRTDSRTGKLYDTSGHMVWIGERTRQLDHAHIEFCSQIANPIGVKLGPTTTVDEALTYIDRLDPEREPGRLTFVVRMGADKVRDKLPELVEKVTASGAVVGWVTDPMHGNTFEAASGHKTRRFDDVLDEVKGFFEVHKSLGTHPGGIHVELTGDDVTECVGGGDEIFVDDLHQRYETACDPRLNRSQSLDLAFLVAEMYRDQ comes from the coding sequence GTGACCGTGAACGCTGAAACCCAAGCCCCCGCCGCCAAGGCGACCTGGCGAGACCTTCCCGCGGCGCAGCAGCCTTCGTACCCCGATGCCGAGGCTCTGCGCGCTGTCGTCGCGGACCTCGAGTCGTATCCTCCGCTCGTTTTCGCGGGCGAATGCGACCAGCTGCGTGCCCGTCTGGGAGCCGTCGCCAAGGGCGAGGCGTTCCTCCTCCAGGGCGGCGACTGTGCCGAGGCCTTCGACGGCGTGTCCGCCGAACACATCCGAGCCAAGCTGAAGACGCTGCTCCAGATGAGTGCCGTACTGACGTACGCGGCCTCCGTGCCGGTCGTCAAGGTCGGCCGCATCGCGGGCCAGTACTCCAAGCCGCGCTCCAAGGACACCGAGACCCGCGACGGCGTCACCCTGCCGACCTACCGCGGCGACTCCGTCAACGGCTTCGCCTTCACCGAAGAGGCCCGGATCCCGGACCCCGAGCGGCTGAAGCGCATGTACAACGCCTCCGCCTCCACGCTCAACCTGGTGCGCGCCTTCACCACCGGTGGTTACGCCGACCTGCGCCAGGTGCACGCCTGGAACCAGGACTTCGTGAAGTCCTCCCCGTCCGGTCAGCGGTACGAGCAGCTGGCGCGGGAGATCGACAACGCGCTGAACTTCATGAAGGCGTGCGGCACCGACCCGGCCGAGTTCAAGGCCGTCGAGTTCTACGCCTCCCACGAGGCGCTGCTGCTCGACTACGAGGGCGCGCTGACCCGCACCGACTCGCGTACCGGCAAGCTGTACGACACCTCCGGCCACATGGTCTGGATCGGTGAGCGCACCCGCCAGCTGGACCACGCGCACATCGAGTTCTGCTCGCAGATCGCCAACCCGATCGGCGTCAAGCTCGGCCCCACCACCACGGTGGACGAGGCGCTGACGTACATCGACCGCCTGGACCCCGAGCGCGAGCCGGGCCGGCTGACGTTCGTCGTCCGCATGGGCGCCGACAAGGTCCGCGACAAGCTCCCCGAGCTGGTCGAGAAGGTCACCGCCTCCGGCGCGGTCGTCGGCTGGGTCACCGACCCGATGCACGGCAACACCTTCGAGGCGGCCTCCGGCCACAAGACGCGCCGTTTCGACGACGTGCTCGACGAGGTCAAGGGCTTCTTCGAGGTCCACAAGAGCCTCGGCACCCACCCGGGCGGCATCCACGTCGAGCTCACCGGTGACGACGTCACCGAGTGCGTGGGCGGCGGCGACGAGATCTTCGTCGACGACCTGCACCAGCGCTACGAGACGGCCTGCGACCCGCGGCTCAACCGCAGCCAGTCCCTGGACCTGGCGTTCCTGGTCGCCGAGATGTACCGCGACCAGTAA
- the bfr gene encoding bacterioferritin has protein sequence MQGDPEVLEFLNEQLTGELTAINQYWLHYRIQDNKGWTKLAKYTREESIDEMKHADKITERILMLDGLPNYQRLFHVRVGQTLTEMFQADRQVEVEAIDRLKRGIEVMRGKGDITSARLFEEILEDEEHHIDYLDTQLELIESLGEPLYIAQLIEQPS, from the coding sequence ATGCAGGGCGACCCCGAGGTCCTTGAGTTTCTGAACGAGCAGCTGACCGGCGAGCTGACGGCCATCAATCAGTACTGGCTGCACTACCGCATCCAGGACAACAAGGGCTGGACCAAGCTCGCCAAGTACACGCGTGAAGAATCCATCGACGAGATGAAGCACGCGGACAAGATCACCGAGCGCATCCTGATGCTCGACGGTCTTCCGAACTACCAGCGGCTCTTCCACGTGCGCGTCGGGCAGACGCTCACGGAGATGTTCCAGGCGGACCGCCAGGTCGAGGTCGAGGCCATCGACCGGCTCAAGCGCGGCATCGAGGTCATGCGCGGCAAGGGCGACATCACCTCGGCCCGTCTCTTCGAGGAGATCCTGGAGGACGAGGAGCACCACATCGACTACCTCGACACCCAGCTGGAGCTCATCGAGTCGCTGGGCGAGCCGCTCTACATCGCGCAGCTGATCGAGCAGCCGAGCTAG